The genomic interval AGGCagcttttttcagtaaattttggGTCCAGAACAAATTTCCGTCAATTTTGGCCAGGACAATCATGATGCCCATAGATCCCAATCTCAGAAAAGAACTAGTGTTGCTGCTGCTGTGGGAACAagatgagtttagttccactttaacgtCACAATGactttaatatacatttgaaaaaaaaaagtgtatctaaaggcaaatttaaattttggatagagtgtaaAGCGGTTTACACCCCTGTCTTTTCCTTTGCTCCTTCTATCAATGGCTAGGAAGATTCACCCCTAGTTTTGCCCCTGGGactaaaagtgatggaaaatccacaATTTTGAGTTATCACCAGAAATGGAATACTCTGTCAGTGGGGACAGCCTCACATTGAAGAAAGTTTCTCACCTATCGTTGTGTCGAAGGGACAGAAAATTAGACATAGGggtctaaaaacataaaatgtttttaagattCAGCCAACTTTTACTCCATGTTCTCAAATGTTtcacatttagaaaatgtgtCAATCACATTTGGATTTTaaatgaatccaatgtgaaattTGGGGTAAAAGGTTTTAAGCACTTTCTACTCTAtccaattctttaaaaaaacattctttagataCACCGTCATGCtcctaacaaaaagaaaaaaaagaataatcattAACACAAGACTAAattttggcaagaaaaaatttcaCTGGCAGCTGTGATcgaggtgaattttttttttttggcagctcAGTACACCAAAGTTCAAATCGACTCAATGATttattttgggctctatttataaaacagggaatctgacattccctggtggaactCAATGCCATTAAAACAGatttccagttttataaatagagcccattatgttttttttcttctttctgtaaaaAGTTTTCTCTTCACACAATGACCGATGGGGTCAACAACtttgaacatttttgtaaagtgagtatgatattttaagTGTTACTGCCTTTATgtcatctaaaacaaaaaatggaatcaaaagataaaaaaaccttaataaaaaagtgaaaaaaaaaaaaaacataaaaatttaatataaataaaaatgataataaataaatacattgtaaacaaGGTAAATATACACAACGAgcctgtaaacataaaaaatatatcatttttttctctgcattacAGGACCTTAGATAATAATTTAGGAATGTCTGGCTCCAATTAAAGcctttttaatggtatttttggTATACGGACTACGTTTCTGAAAAAGCAGCCCTTGATCAAATGGATTATGAATTATCATATTATCTGCAGAGAAGTAGCaggtacatacaaaaaaaatacttataatatatatatatatatatatatatatatatatattattattttttataccaggaacatccaataaaaaaaaactacgtTTCTGAAAAAGCAGCCCTTGATCAAATGGATTATGAATTATCATATTATCTGCAGAGAAGTAGCaggtacatacaaaaaaaatacttataatatatatatatatatatatatatatatatttattattattttttataccaggaacatccaataaaaaaaaaataattttcattttctcaatttttaaaatgctgtatCACTTTGTCAAATAACTAGAACTTTGAAGTTATAAAACCGAAGCAACAAACGAGACAAATCATTGACAAGTGTTGAACGACTCCCTAGCATAGCTCAACATCGGTTCAAGTCACAGATAATTCTCCCATCGATAACTTAAAAAACTCAAACGAAACTCTTTCAATTGCACACACAGGAAAGACTTACATTATTTACTTAAATATACtctctgtatatatgtatttatatatatttatataactttttttatttgttttttttttgccaagtagAGCGAATGTGGGAAAAGATGCCCTGAATAAAGATGGCCGTTTAAAGGAGCAATACTCTAGATTACAAAATTGAATACTGaggttgaaaaaatgaaaaaataataaaataaaatcataaaccaGCAAGGTTATTAGTACCGTACtaggataaaatattttgtgcacatattggaacaaaacaaaaaacatatataaaaggagacaagaaaaaaaaattatcatgaaCAACTAAACATAATACAGTTGTTAaggttaacaaataaaataaataaattatccttCAGAACTGCAGgtctaagaataaaataaatatatagatatatatttcttttaatatatagcAGCAGTCTTAATCATTTCTGTCATATACACACTGTACAAAGGAGAATTAGTTCACTGCAGTTCTTGAATGCACCAAGTTGTATGTGAAGGGTCTTTAGCCAATCACAAATGAAAGTACAAAGCACCAGTAATTGTTTGATCTCTGTAAGTTAGAGGAAACGTAACACCTAAACAACCTGttgacataaaaacacaaaaaataattaaaaaaaaaaaattagcactggATATTACCTTAAGGCTCAGATTTAATATGACACACAAACAGGACCTTAGTGGATAATTGGAACACAACggcttaaaataaagtaaaaaaaaaaaaatatgcagtcaCCAACCAAGTATTGTGCCTTTAAATTGTCTTCGTTCTTTTTGCTACCATGCTGAGTTTAATTATTACTGAATTTTTGAGTAggtaatagatttttttgtttttttttttggtgttcgATCATAGGTcaactgttgctgttttttttttccttttcatttatttgtttttggaagtAAAAATTGGTATTACTATGTGAATTCAGTGCAAGCAGAATACAGCTGACCATCACATAGCGACCGTCCAAGATCCCGCCTTCCTCGCGTTAACCCTTTGGCTGTTGCAGGAGAGGCCAGCAGTGAAAGGGTTACGCAAGAGCCGGACCTCTATGTCCTCTCGGTGTGTGTGTGAGATGACACGTCGGGGGGTCGTGTTCAGTCTCGGCTTGCGCCTCCGGACCTCATGAAAGTAGCCAGtcgacaaaagaaaaaaaaaaaagaataaaaggctTGATCTCGTTCCTGACTACCACCACCGATTTTGCATTAGAGAGAGAGAGGTGACAGTAGTTAATGAAACTCAGCACCAAAAGGGCATAAGGCAGTTGAAggttagttttttgtttttttgtttttatttcttatcaGCACCAATCCCATAAATTCTCTACACTTggtgtataatgtataaaatatggaGTGGAGACAACTTTTCCCCACCCCGGACCGTAGCGTGGATGGTTCAATACTGTTTTCTCTTATGTAGAACAAAgaaaagtcttcttttttttcttttttacttacaaAACATAGAGAATATTCTTTGTATACCTACAGCAATCAGAAATAAAGCTCTTGGCaagctttctttcttttgtgtaattttcttttcgataagctgtgtttttttttttctcgtaaACAAAAATAAGGTTCCTCTGAAGGTAGAGCATTAAAGAGAAGACTCATACTGTAGAAGCTCATACAAGAGAGGACCGTCTCTATATCTAATACCTACAGCTGAGGGGGTGATATATTGAAGAATGTTGATAGTCCTCCTTAATCGTCTGTCCACGAAATGGGCATCCCAGGCTGGGTATCTTTTTCTTGGCATGTCGATCTTTATGAGGGGCCCTTCTGGGTAATAAGGGCGCCCGGATGGAGTAGATGGCACCATTGGTCTCACCTGGAAAACGGGCAAGCATGTGTCAGTTGCTAGATCATCCTGTTGCTCCACCACTGCTCTGGTGGGCGTTGCCTGGGCCCCCCGGTGCCCAGGGGTTTGTGGCGTCATGGGCTCAACGTCAGGAGGCAAAGGAATGCCCCAGAGCAGCTCGGCGCAACAGGAGCTGGCAAATATCTTAGCTCGCGGCCCCATGGGATGCAACACGCCGTAATACAGGAGCATGCATGCAATCCCGGCGGCGAAACTAAGAAAAACACAACACAGTGCTGGCACAGCATAGGAGTCAGTTGTGTTAGGATCTCTGTAGAAATACCACAGGAACGTCAAGGCAGCGTTCTCTGTCAGGATAACAGTGTAATAAGCAAACATTCTATATCGAGTCCGGCCTTCTTTCACGTTAAACCAGCAAAAGATGTACACGATTCCTACCACCATGTTGAAGAGGACCTCCTCCCACTTAGACATACAGAAGTCCGTCCCACCTTGAATGATCCAGAAGGCCATGATGCACCAGTGGACCACTACAAAGATCCCAAAATAGAGCTGGAAGATTGAAGCAAAGAGCGCAAAAGAGATAACACGGGATGATATGGTGAAGAGTCGCCAGAAGAGGTGGATGAGAGCCCCTCGATAGCTCATGCTCTTCTTGTCATCCCGGGAGTCCCGTAGAAGCTTGTGATAGGAGGCTAGCACCCAAGCTAGGGACATCAGAGAGGCCACAGAGGAGACACCTGCCAGAAGACAGCCATAGAAAAGGCTTAGGAAGATTACATTATTGACATAAAATATCACATACTGCCCACCAGTACCAGTACCCAAGTACCAGTACCATTGGCCAGTACAATAGAACTCAACTCATTGGAAGCTTTAAGGGTACAAACTGATGTATTGTATTGACACTAAAGTGAAGTTAAAAACAGATAACATCAAACATCTGCCATCTTTACTATAAATGTCAAAATTTTAATTCATCCAGATCATGGTACATCTACCATTGGGCCTTCATAtacagctggacttgttctttaaTACTGTTCAAGCTTCACGGCTCATCCATGTAGCTTCCTCTAATGAGTGTCAAAGCTGATACTGATTGTCCAAGAATAAGGAGGTAGAGTGGAAGCTTTGACACCTTTGAATGCTTTGGCCACCCACATATAAAGTTGCTTTTTATATCCCCACCTTGGTGACATGGCAACAATTCACCCATGTAACAAGAACAATTACCACCTGTTCCATGCTTCATGGATTAGATTATGTCATTAGAACAGGATGGTTTCATGCTTGTTCCCTTGTTCATGGACAGTCATCATTTGCCTTGACACAATCAATGGACAATGGATGGAGGTAAGTTATCTGCGTGGCTATAAAAGCCGGGGCATGTTCTTGGCACTTAAAGTTGACGGAACTAGTTGGATAAGCAGCAAAACATTTCCAACATTACAGAAGAAAAATCTAAgcctaatataatatttgtatcaacttattaataataaaaaacaatattttacaggagatatacatacacatatacataaatgaaTTGGTACCTTCTTCAATACATGGAAATCCAACAGTGGGATTACCAAGACCCATCCATAGAGATGTCCAACCAACCTTAACTTTCTCCTCATGGTTTGTGTAGCATCAACTATGCAAATGTATAAAGCCTAATCATGTAAATTCCAACAGTCCTACCTATATTTCACcagtgaaggttctcatttatccataTCATGGTGAAGCTGGCATTTTTTAGCCTATATTGAAAGTTGTTCTGTAATGTTGTAGACCACCACTCATCCATATGGCTCAGTTCTAAGGAGTGTTTTGGAAAATCGTCATCTGTCTTGACAAATTTGTTGGCTGGCTTGGAAGAAGGCGACTAAGTAGAGTTGCCCTTGTGGATTTAAATGTTGGGTATGTTCCTGGCACTAGATATAAAGGATCTACTTGGTTAGGTTGTGAATCGTCTTTATCATTATAGGACAAGCCCCAATGAGTGTGGCTTATGACTGCTAGTTCAATGCATCCAACGGTGTCATATTGCCCTTTCATACCTAAAGCCTAGGTGCCTAGGCCAATGTTAATGTCAATTTTTTGCTGCTTGATCCAGAAAATTATCATAAAAAGTTAGAAGTAAgtgaaaaacatctttttttcgtTACAGCCCCACAGATATCCAATACAATacataacaattatttttaaatatttcaataataaatagGCAGAGAGAGCTAACGATATCAATGCAATCGAACAGTTTTAGAAGAACCATATCTGAAGGGTTAAAGGTTATGATCATTTCATATATATTGAGCCATGCATTGTCCCTGACAATTAAAATTTCCTGGAGctcccctttaaataaatgggCTTACCATAGAATTGTGATGTGGTATGATATAGGCCTGAACacagccactagatggcgctcCAACACAACACTAC from Pyxicephalus adspersus chromosome 4, UCB_Pads_2.0, whole genome shotgun sequence carries:
- the LOC140329070 gene encoding XK-related protein 6-like encodes the protein MNNPISQDGQKQKKARPVKTVKHVPGVSSVASLMSLAWVLASYHKLLRDSRDDKKSMSYRGALIHLFWRLFTISSRVISFALFASIFQLYFGIFVVVHWCIMAFWIIQGGTDFCMSKWEEVLFNMVVGIVYIFCWFNVKEGRTRYRMFAYYTVILTENAALTFLWYFYRDPNTTDSYAVPALCCVFLSFAAGIACMLLYYGVLHPMGPRAKIFASSCCAELLWGIPLPPDVEPMTPQTPGHRGAQATPTRAVVEQQDDLATDTCLPVFQVRPMVPSTPSGRPYYPEGPLIKIDMPRKRYPAWDAHFVDRRLRRTINILQYITPSAVGIRYRDGPLLYELLQYESSL